The proteins below come from a single Miscanthus floridulus cultivar M001 chromosome 1, ASM1932011v1, whole genome shotgun sequence genomic window:
- the LOC136549043 gene encoding AP-3 complex subunit sigma-like isoform X5 has translation MIQAVMVISTQAKPRLLKFYNFQPPEKHQDLVRSVFQLLSARPDSVSNFVKVDSIFGLGTKMVYKHLATLYFVFVFDSSENELAMLDLIQAFVETLDKCFKNVCELDIVFNFNKLHTILDEMMLGGQVTETSSEQIMKSVEEIESESAIKP, from the exons ATGATCCAGGCGGTGATGGTCATCAGCACCCAGGCCAAGCCCCGCCTCCTCAAGTTTTATAATTTCCAG CCACCCGAGAAGCATCAGGACCTCGTCCGCAGTGTCTTCCAAT TACTCTCTGCAAGGCCCGACAGCGTGAGCAATTTTGTCAAGGTGGACTCCATATTTGGCCTG GGAACAAAAATGGTCTACAAGCATTTGGCCACACTATACTTTGTTTTTGTATTTGATAGCTCTGAGAATGAGCTTGCCATGCTCGATCTGATACAAG CTTTTGTTGAAACATTGGACAAATGCTTCAAGAATGTATGCGAGCTTGACATTGTGTTTAACTTCAACAAG CTGCACACGATTTTGGATGAGATGATGTTGGGGGGACAGGTGACTGAAACGAGTTCAGAACAAATAATGAAATCTGTGGAAGAGATTGAAAG tgaaagtgcaatcaagccctaa
- the LOC136549043 gene encoding uncharacterized protein isoform X3, which produces MASNSKEEVLRNKIISEVKQSVVLQEEGSERMKLKDLSDAIFQDIGSRIMGEISDEVWSVIQSNETDIQGTVKAVYNRILNPEKIPEPSSKKLKREGKDEQVLPTKTATTVAVEAEDDDPEEPPGFGFGNTQRKPSMNLENRNEAKPNGGEPAAISNPGDEEDDPEVPPGFG; this is translated from the exons atggcttcaaattcaaaagag GAGGTACTACGCAACAAAATCATCTCCGAGGTAAAGCAGTCAGTGGTTCTACAAGAAGAGGGATCCGAGAGGATGAAATTAAAAGACCTATCTGATGCAATTTTTCAAGATATTGG GAGCAGAATAATGGGCGAAATCTCAGATGAGGTATGGAGTGTGATCCAGTCAAACGAAACTGATATACAGGGAACTGTGAAAGCCGTCTACAATAGGATACTGAACCCTGAAAAAATCCCGGAGCCTTCTTCCAAGAAGCTGAAGCGGGAAGGCAAAGATGAACAAGTTTTACCAACAAAAACAGCAACGACAGTTGCAGTCGAGGCGGAAGATGATGATCCGGAGGAACCACCGGGGTTTGGTTTTGGCAATACTCAGCGTAAGCCATCGATGAATTTGGAAAATCGCAATGAAGCGAAGCCAAATGGAGGTGAGCCAGCGGCTATCAGCAATCCAGGGGATGAGGAGGACGATCCTGAAGTGCCCCCTGGATTTGGATAA
- the LOC136549043 gene encoding AP-3 complex subunit sigma-like isoform X6, producing the protein MIQAVMVISTQAKPRLLKFYNFQPPEKHQDLVRSVFQLLSARPDSVSNFVKVDSIFGLGTKMVYKHLATLYFVFVFDSSENELAMLDLIQAFVETLDKCFKNVCELDIVFNFNKLHTILDEMMLGGQVTETSSEQIMKSVEEIERSLNWS; encoded by the exons ATGATCCAGGCGGTGATGGTCATCAGCACCCAGGCCAAGCCCCGCCTCCTCAAGTTTTATAATTTCCAG CCACCCGAGAAGCATCAGGACCTCGTCCGCAGTGTCTTCCAAT TACTCTCTGCAAGGCCCGACAGCGTGAGCAATTTTGTCAAGGTGGACTCCATATTTGGCCTG GGAACAAAAATGGTCTACAAGCATTTGGCCACACTATACTTTGTTTTTGTATTTGATAGCTCTGAGAATGAGCTTGCCATGCTCGATCTGATACAAG CTTTTGTTGAAACATTGGACAAATGCTTCAAGAATGTATGCGAGCTTGACATTGTGTTTAACTTCAACAAG CTGCACACGATTTTGGATGAGATGATGTTGGGGGGACAGGTGACTGAAACGAGTTCAGAACAAATAATGAAATCTGTGGAAGAGATTGAAAG ATCTTTGAATTGGAGTTAG
- the LOC136549043 gene encoding uncharacterized protein isoform X2: MSDHGGCAVRRPPTAAEVVGRLKDDGDFDALRRAIVRKVKDNEVLRNKIISEVKQSVVLQEEGSERMKLKDLSDAIFQDIGSRIMGEISDEVWSVIQSNETDIQGTVKAVYNRILNPEKIPEPSSKKLKREGKDEQVLPTKTATTVAVEAEDDDPEEPPGFGFGNTQRKPSMNLENRNEAKPNGGEPAAISNPGDEEDDPEVPPGFG; this comes from the exons ATGAGCGATCATGGCGGCTGCGCCGTGCGGCGGCCGCCGACGGCAGCGGAGGTGGTGGGGCGGCTCAAGGACGATGGCGACTTTGATGCTCTCCGCCGCGCCATCGTTCGGAAGGTCAAGGACAAC GAGGTACTACGCAACAAAATCATCTCCGAGGTAAAGCAGTCAGTGGTTCTACAAGAAGAGGGATCCGAGAGGATGAAATTAAAAGACCTATCTGATGCAATTTTTCAAGATATTGG GAGCAGAATAATGGGCGAAATCTCAGATGAGGTATGGAGTGTGATCCAGTCAAACGAAACTGATATACAGGGAACTGTGAAAGCCGTCTACAATAGGATACTGAACCCTGAAAAAATCCCGGAGCCTTCTTCCAAGAAGCTGAAGCGGGAAGGCAAAGATGAACAAGTTTTACCAACAAAAACAGCAACGACAGTTGCAGTCGAGGCGGAAGATGATGATCCGGAGGAACCACCGGGGTTTGGTTTTGGCAATACTCAGCGTAAGCCATCGATGAATTTGGAAAATCGCAATGAAGCGAAGCCAAATGGAGGTGAGCCAGCGGCTATCAGCAATCCAGGGGATGAGGAGGACGATCCTGAAGTGCCCCCTGGATTTGGATAA
- the LOC136549043 gene encoding uncharacterized protein isoform X1, with product MIQAVMVISTQAKPRLLKFYNFQPPEKHQDLVRSVFQLLSARPDSVSNFVKVDSIFGLGTKMVYKHLATLYFVFVFDSSENELAMLDLIQAFVETLDKCFKNVCELDIVFNFNKEVLRNKIISEVKQSVVLQEEGSERMKLKDLSDAIFQDIGSRIMGEISDEVWSVIQSNETDIQGTVKAVYNRILNPEKIPEPSSKKLKREGKDEQVLPTKTATTVAVEAEDDDPEEPPGFGFGNTQRKPSMNLENRNEAKPNGGEPAAISNPGDEEDDPEVPPGFG from the exons ATGATCCAGGCGGTGATGGTCATCAGCACCCAGGCCAAGCCCCGCCTCCTCAAGTTTTATAATTTCCAG CCACCCGAGAAGCATCAGGACCTCGTCCGCAGTGTCTTCCAAT TACTCTCTGCAAGGCCCGACAGCGTGAGCAATTTTGTCAAGGTGGACTCCATATTTGGCCTG GGAACAAAAATGGTCTACAAGCATTTGGCCACACTATACTTTGTTTTTGTATTTGATAGCTCTGAGAATGAGCTTGCCATGCTCGATCTGATACAAG CTTTTGTTGAAACATTGGACAAATGCTTCAAGAATGTATGCGAGCTTGACATTGTGTTTAACTTCAACAAG GAGGTACTACGCAACAAAATCATCTCCGAGGTAAAGCAGTCAGTGGTTCTACAAGAAGAGGGATCCGAGAGGATGAAATTAAAAGACCTATCTGATGCAATTTTTCAAGATATTGG GAGCAGAATAATGGGCGAAATCTCAGATGAGGTATGGAGTGTGATCCAGTCAAACGAAACTGATATACAGGGAACTGTGAAAGCCGTCTACAATAGGATACTGAACCCTGAAAAAATCCCGGAGCCTTCTTCCAAGAAGCTGAAGCGGGAAGGCAAAGATGAACAAGTTTTACCAACAAAAACAGCAACGACAGTTGCAGTCGAGGCGGAAGATGATGATCCGGAGGAACCACCGGGGTTTGGTTTTGGCAATACTCAGCGTAAGCCATCGATGAATTTGGAAAATCGCAATGAAGCGAAGCCAAATGGAGGTGAGCCAGCGGCTATCAGCAATCCAGGGGATGAGGAGGACGATCCTGAAGTGCCCCCTGGATTTGGATAA
- the LOC136549043 gene encoding AP-3 complex subunit sigma-like isoform X4, translated as MIQAVMVISTQAKPRLLKFYNFQPPEKHQDLVRSVFQLLSARPDSVSNFVKVDSIFGLGTKMVYKHLATLYFVFVFDSSENELAMLDLIQAFVETLDKCFKNVCELDIVFNFNKLHTILDEMMLGGQVTETSSEQIMKSVEEIERRYYATKSSPR; from the exons ATGATCCAGGCGGTGATGGTCATCAGCACCCAGGCCAAGCCCCGCCTCCTCAAGTTTTATAATTTCCAG CCACCCGAGAAGCATCAGGACCTCGTCCGCAGTGTCTTCCAAT TACTCTCTGCAAGGCCCGACAGCGTGAGCAATTTTGTCAAGGTGGACTCCATATTTGGCCTG GGAACAAAAATGGTCTACAAGCATTTGGCCACACTATACTTTGTTTTTGTATTTGATAGCTCTGAGAATGAGCTTGCCATGCTCGATCTGATACAAG CTTTTGTTGAAACATTGGACAAATGCTTCAAGAATGTATGCGAGCTTGACATTGTGTTTAACTTCAACAAG CTGCACACGATTTTGGATGAGATGATGTTGGGGGGACAGGTGACTGAAACGAGTTCAGAACAAATAATGAAATCTGTGGAAGAGATTGAAAG GAGGTACTACGCAACAAAATCATCTCCGAGGTAA